From one Suicoccus acidiformans genomic stretch:
- the hrcA gene encoding heat-inducible transcriptional repressor HrcA, which produces MLTPRQEEVLRWIIQLYRQSGEPIGSKTLLQESQLQVSPATIRNDMAALEQAGFLTKAHSSSGRIPSGDGYRFCVQQIIDHPERIKLAPEDAQAFEEILQARNYDAYKLTQLSADMLVSLTGYTAIVFGQSQDVHHFDEMRLVLTDERQLITLLVTDQGHIENELFQVPALLSREDIQRMMTLINSELKGLTLQDAYQRMKLSIPLQTQKAIGYQFDFSPLIEKAIFHLKTHTYWVSGKSNIFDLIDGRMEPDAMKLLFNLVDGSRDMLEVLENQDTGVHVLFGDEYAPEQLDHINLVTGTFNTSSDKMTVGLLGPVMMPYERIIATMTTLVDKLAKI; this is translated from the coding sequence AGGAAAGTCAACTGCAAGTGAGTCCTGCGACAATTCGCAATGATATGGCCGCCTTAGAGCAAGCGGGTTTCTTAACGAAAGCCCATAGCTCGAGTGGGCGCATCCCTTCAGGTGATGGATATCGCTTTTGCGTCCAACAAATCATCGATCATCCTGAACGCATCAAGCTGGCACCGGAAGATGCCCAGGCCTTTGAAGAAATTCTTCAAGCAAGAAATTATGATGCCTACAAACTCACGCAACTGAGCGCTGACATGCTTGTGTCCCTCACGGGTTATACTGCGATTGTGTTTGGCCAAAGTCAGGATGTGCATCATTTCGATGAGATGCGCCTGGTTCTGACAGATGAACGTCAGTTGATTACACTATTAGTGACAGATCAGGGCCATATAGAGAATGAATTATTCCAAGTTCCGGCGTTACTTTCGCGTGAAGATATACAGCGGATGATGACGCTCATCAATAGCGAACTCAAAGGATTGACCTTGCAAGATGCGTATCAACGGATGAAGCTATCCATTCCTCTACAGACGCAGAAGGCAATTGGTTATCAATTTGATTTCTCGCCTTTAATTGAGAAAGCTATTTTCCATTTGAAGACTCATACTTACTGGGTCAGTGGCAAAAGCAATATCTTTGACTTAATTGATGGGCGAATGGAACCTGATGCGATGAAATTACTATTTAATTTAGTCGACGGTTCGCGAGACATGCTCGAAGTGCTTGAAAATCAAGATACGGGTGTCCATGTCCTTTTCGGAGATGAATATGCACCCGAGCAACTCGATCACATTAATTTAGTGACCGGAACTTTCAATACATCTTCGGACAAAATGACAGTCGGCCTCTTAGGTCCTGTTATGATGCCTTATGAACGTATCATCGCGACCATGACCACCTTAGTTGATAAATTAGCTAAGATTTAG